The genomic stretch CGCCGGCAAGTCCGCTTGGGAAAGAAGGGGACTTGCGGGCGCCTTCGACTTACAAGCCCGGAGCTTGTCTGGCAAGGCTGGCGACAGTCTCATTTGAGCGCTGGCCCCAATGAGCCTGCTCGCACCTGTCGTTCAATCGACTCGCTTTGGCCGCCTGCGAGGAGAAGTTCAAAAACTCGCATTAAAGTACGCCAGTTCCACCAGCGTGCGGAAAATTCGGTTGGTGAAATTCTGCCGGCGCAGCCGCCTCATGCGCCCCTGGCACTGCCGCCAATCGGCTGATGATTGGCCGCGAGCAGTTCTTCCAAACGGTGACGCAACGCCGCCAGTTCCTTCGATTTGAAGGATCCCTTGGTGCGCTCCAGCACGGTTACCGCATGCGCAATGGCCTGGCATAACTCGGCATGGCGCGGGCAATTGATGATGTGGCAGGCGTGTGCTTGGGGCTGGCTGTTGCTCAAGGAATGCGCCAGGTTCTTCAAATCCGCGACGCTCGCCAGGATGTTGCGAATGGCATAGTGCAGGAAAATGTCCACGCCGGAGGAGGGCGAGCCCAGCGGCAGGCCGGCCTGCGCCACCAGGGCACTCATTTCCTGCTGCACCTCCTGCATTTGTTCGCGCGCGTGTTCGAACATTCGCATGGTTTGTGAGCGAATGACGGCTTCCCGCACCAGGCGCAGAAAATCCTCGATGGGCGTGGGTTTGACCATGTAGCCCACCACCGACAAACGCGTCGATTTGATGGCAGTCTCCAGCGAAGGGTAGCCGGTGACAAGAATGACCGGCAGGCCCGCGGCGAGGGTGGGCAGCATTTCGATGAATTCCAGATCATCATTGCCGGGCATTTTGATATCCGCCACCAGCAAATCATAGCGCTGCCCGGCGAGCAGGCGGCGCGCGTCATGGGCATCGACCGCGCAGTCGCAAGCGTAGCCCTCATCACGCAGCAAATCCGCGGTCACTTCCGCGAAACCAACTTCATCATCGGCAATCAGTATTCGGCCCAATTCGTTCATGTGTTTCTCCACGGGAAGGAAGCGGCACGGAGACCCTGAAGGTCGTGCCTTGTCCACTGCGGCTGTCGAATGCAATCACACCATTCATGCTTTCCACCAAGCTTTTGCAGATTGCCAAACCCAACCCCAGTCCGCCGGTCGCGGACTTGTTCTTGGTCGTGAAAAACGGCTCGAACACGCGCGAGCCGATCTCCTCCGGAATGCCGGCACCCCGATCTCTCACCGCGAGCAGCAGTCTGTTTGCGGCGATTTCCACCTGCACGCACACTTCGCCCCCGGCTGGCGAAGCTTCGACGGCATTCAACAGGAGATTGTACAACACCTGCCGCAACTGGTTCTCCGGCAGAGTGATCGGCGCGCCGGTGTGCGGCACGTCAAGCCGGAGCTGGACGCGGCTTTCCTGGGCCTTGGGTTGCATGAGCGCGACGATTTCTCCGATGGTTTCTTCGACGTGAAAGGCGCGCGGCGCTTCGCGATGCGGCCGGTGCAAGTCGAGCATCTGGCGCACGATTTGGGCAATGCGGTCGATTTCCTTGTGGATGGTGCCGAGGTGATGATAATGGCGGTGGCCCGGCGGCACCGCGCGGCTCACCAGTTGGCAGGCTGTTTGAATGATGCCGAGCGGATTGTTGATCTCGTGCGCGATGCGCGCCGCCATGCGGCCGGTGGCGGCGAGTTTTTCGGTTTCGATGCGCTGCCGCTCCAGCTCTTTGATGCGGACCGTGCGCTGTTCGACCAGCCGCTCCAAATCTTCCATGTAATCGTGCAGTTGTTCTTCCAGGCGTTTGCGGTCGGTGATATCCAGCGCGGTGCCCAGCACGGCGGCCTCGCCCTGATAGTCGATCGGGCTGGTGGTGAAGTCAATCCACTTCGCGTGGCCGTCTTTGGCGAGGATTCGCAGCTCATGGCGTGCCTGCGGCAATTCGCCGTTGCCGTGGGCCGAGCACTCGACTTGAAAATCAGGATGCATGAGGTGCCGGAAATTCATTTGCAGCAGTTCCTCGTGCGCATAGCCGGTGATTCTTTCCGCCGCCGGGTTGACATAGCGCACCTGCTCTCCGCGGAAGATGAAAATGCCCGCGGTCGCCATTTCCGCGAGCGTGCGGAATTTGGTCTCGCTCTCCTGCAAGGCCCGCGTGCGCGCCGCCACACGATGTTCCAATTCTTCGTTGAGGCGGCGAATCTCACGCTCCGCCTGTTTGCGTCCGGTGATGTCTTCACACACAATCAAAATCAACCATTCGCCGGCGGGACTCTGCAGGGCGCGCGCGAATTCTCCCACCCAAAGCAGGCTGCCGTCCTTGCGAATCTTGCGCAGCTCCCAATAGCTCGTGCGCGGTGAGGTCTGCAGACAGAGCTGCACCTGCTGGAGCACCGCCTGCCGGTCCTCGGGATGAAAGACCTGCAGCACCGAGCTGCCCACTAATTCCTCCGCCCGGTATCCCAGTTCTTCCGCGCCGTAGCGGTTGACAGACAGCACCGTGCCCTGTGCATCGATGGTGAAGTACATCGAGGGATTGTCGTCGAACAGCGCGCGGTAGCGTTCCTCCGAGGCCAGCACCTGCCGGTGGAGACGGGCGTTGTCGATGGCGAGTGCCGCCTGGCCGGCAAAGGCCACCAACAGCTCCAAATCGCTCTCATGAAACACCGCCGGCCGCGTCGCCTCCAGGCTGAGCACGCCCAGCACCTCCTCGCGCAGAATCAGGGGCGCCACCACGGCACTGCGCAGCGCGCGGACTTCTGCGATTTCGCCCGCAGAGCGCAAGGCCGCGTCGGCATGATTATCCACGATGATCATCGGCTGCCGTGAGCCGGCCACATACGCGGCATGGCCCTCCGCCGCGGCGAAAGTCAATTGCGCGACGCGCGGATCCTGGTAGCCAAACGTGCTGCGCACTTTCAACCTCCGGCGGTTGGCCTCCCACAGTAAAATGGCGCCTTTTTCCGCGGCCGGCACCGCCTCTTGCGCCGCGCGCAGAATTTGGCGCAACAGCCCGTCCAAGTCGAGTGTTCGCAACAACGCTTTGTTGGCCAGCACCAGTGCCGTTTGGGTGCGGGCGTAGCGCTCCAGCAGCTCTTCCGCCTGCTTGCGCGCCGAGATGTCATAGTATCCGCTCAGCAAAGCCGGTTCGCCGTTGAATTCGAGGCGTTGGCAGGAAGCCAGCACCCAGAAGGAAGTGCCGTCAGGCCTGCGGAGCTTCACTTCCTGGTTGTGAATGCTGCCGGCTCGGGCGATGATTTCAAGAAGCTTGGTACGCTCTTGCGGGTTGTCATACAAACTCAGGCTGTGCAACGCCGTCATCTTCTCGCGCGGCACAGCCAACAGGCGGGCAACGTGTTGGTTGGCGAAGAGAATGGCGCCATCCGACCAGCGGGTCACCGTCATGGCGATGGGAGAGGCCTCGGCAATCAGGCGGAAGGCCTCGAATTCGCGCACGGTCTTTTCCGCGAGCTTGCGCGCGGTGATGTCGCGCACGATGGCCAGGGTTTCTTCATTCTCGCTGCTCACCAGGTAGGCTTCAAAATGGAGAACCTGGCCGGCGGTGGGCAGCTCGTAATCCACCACCTGCATTTGCCCGGTTTGGCGGGCGCGGTCGATGGCCTGGTTGATCATGCGCGCGATCGGCGCGGGGAGAATGTCCGTGATGCTTTTGCCGAGAAATTCCTGCGGTGAAGTGTACGTCTTGAAATGTGGCGCGGCGAAGAACTCAAGAAAGGTCCGTTGGCGGCTGAGGCGAAAAATGGCATCGGGCAGCGCCTGCAGGATGGCCTTGTTCTTGGCATCGCTGGCGCGCAGTTGTGCCGTACGCTCGGTGATCAGTTGCTCCAGTCTCGTTTGTTTGACTTCCAGGTGATGCAGGCGCCAGCGATAGCCGCCATACACCATCAGGCTCAGCACCAGGCCGGCGAGCAGTGCGAACCAGCCAGTTTGATAGAAGTGCGGCGCAATCGCAAAGCGCAAGCTCGCACCGGCTTCGTTCCACACGTTGTTTTCGTTGCAGGCGATCACACGAAAGCGATAGTTGCCGGGGGCGAGATTGGTGTAGTAGGCTGTCCGCCGCGTGCCGGCTTCGATCCAACCGGCATCGTAGCCTTCCAGCCGGTAGCGGAATTGCACGTTTTGCGGCTGGCGCAGACTGGCGGCGGTATAGTTGATCGAGATATTCTTGCTGTTCGGCGACAACTGCAGGTGATCCCGCCAAACCACCGCCACCGTGTCGACCAACACGTCCTCGATGTGCACCGGCGGCGGCAGGGGGTTGATGATCTGCTGCTGGGGATCAACGATGGCCACGCCTTTCATGGTGGGAAACCACAAGCGCCCGGCGCGGTCTTTCCAGCCTTTGGGAAAGCCCATGGCATTGCCCTCTTTGACGCGCAGGCCTTCACTCCGGCCGTAAGCCACGCACGGCAGTTTGACGATCCGGCCGGCCTCCAGATCCGCGAAATCGTTCTTGTGCACCTGCCAGATGCCGCGGTCGCTGCTCATCCAAAGATAGCCTGCGTCATCTTCCAGGATGGCCCAGACGTAGTTGTCGAACAACCCGTGCTTGGTCGTGAAATTCCGGGAAACGCCCGCCTTGCGGCGAATGACACCGTTGCCCAGCGTGCCCAGCCAGAGCGTGCCGTCAGCCTCTTCGTAGCAGCAGCGTGTGTCGAGGCTTTCGCTTTCGACCGGCCCGGTGTGCAGAGGGGCACCGGACTTCACGCGCAGTAGGCTTCCCCATTTGCCGATCCAAAAGTTGCCGGCGCGATCGCGATGAAACCAATAGATGCAGTCGCCATCGCGCAAATTCGGGCGCCACAGGCGGAAGACGCCGTTCGCATTGATGGAAACGTCACCGTTGAGGGTGCCGGCCCACAGGTGGCCGACGCCATCGTCATAGAGGACGCGGATTCTGCTGCGCTCCGGCGCGGTGGGCGGGGAATGAAAGCGGCTGCCGTCGAAGCGGGCGAGGCCTGCCTCGGTGCCCACCCAGAGCGTTCCGCGCTCGTCAGGGCCAACAGCAAAAACATCGTTGCAGGGCAGCCCGTCTGCGGTTGTAAAGGTGGTGATATTTTCACGCTGCAGCCGGTTCAAGCCGGAGTTGGAGCCGATCCAGATGCTGCCGGCCGAATCCTGGAACACGCAACGCGCCGGTCCGGGAGAGAGCCCTTCTGATTTGCCCAGCATCGTCACGCGGCCGGCTTTGAAGCGGTAAAGCCGGCTGTAGCTGCCCACCCACAGGCAACCTTCGCGATCTTCATAGAGCGAACGGCAGCGGCCATCCGGCAGGCCCTGCGGCACGGTGAAGCTGTCGAAACGGCCATGACGCCAGCGGCTCAAGCCTTCTTCCGTTGCGGCCCAAATGGTGCCGGCGCGATCTTCGTATACCCTCCAAACGCGGTCATGCGCCAGGCCGGCGGCAGTGGTGTAGGTGCTGATCCGGCCCTCGTGATGGCGCAGCAAACCGGCATCGTGTGTGCCGATCCAGACGGCGCCGTTGCGATCGGCCAGGAGGCAGAGTACCCGGCTGCCCTCTTTGCTGAGGAAGGGCGCGGCGGGTTGCTGCTCTGCCGGCCGCCAGCGAAACACTTTCTGATTGATCGCTAACCAAACGTATCCGGCTTGGTCAACCGAAAGCGCCTGCGAGCGGATTCTGGCGATGCTGTCGGGCAGGGCAAAGGATTCGAGTTTGCCGGCCTGCCAGCGATGCAGCCCCTGCGTCACGTGAATCCAGAGGGCGCCATCTGGCGCCGCGCAGACGGACCAAACGGAGTTGCTGGCCAAGCCGTCGGCGGTGGTCAGGGCGGTGAACTGTCCGTTCTTCCAGCGCACCAGGCCGCTTTCACCGGTGGCGATCCACAGACTGCTGTCGGCAGCGGTGAGCAACGTGCGCAGGACATTGTTCTGGAAAACCGGCGTGTTTTCGAAATTGTAGACCACGAAGCGCACGCCGTCAAAGCGCACCAGGCCGCCCGCGGTGGCCAGCCAGAGATAGCCGTCCGGTGTTTGCGTGATGCTGGTGATATTGCCATGCGGCAGGCCGTTCTCATCACCCCAAGCATCAAGCACGAATTGCGTGAGCGATTTGTTCGGGTCAAGCGAGGGTAAGGCCGGCATTTGTGCCAGTGCAGCCGGCGCCAGCAAGAGGAGAGTACAAATGAGCAGGTGGCAGGCGACCCCCGGCGCCGACGCGGAATGAGACAGCGGATTTGTTTGTTTCTGCGTGGGCGCGGGCATGGCTGTGGGAGCAAGAAGAGATTCCGGGTCGGTGACCAATTCGACGGTCTGGCCGCAATTGCCTGCAGCCGGAACGGTTCGAGGTCGCGGTGGTCTTGCGGGTGCGCACCTGCCGTGCGAGGTCGAGCCGTGGAGAATTCGACGGCGGGCCTGTAATCGCCGAAAACCATGCAGCGCGCGAGCGGTTGTCCACTCCAACCGGCAATCATACCAGCAAAGCGGCATAAATGCAGACCAGCGGCGGCGAGCTGGTGAACTTGGCAGTGAGCAAGTCAGCCGATTTTTTCGTGGAGATTGGAATTCGGCGGCACGGGTAGGGGAGGTCTCTTCACACAACCAAATACGGCAACCGACTGGTTTTTCGCGAGCGGCGAGGCAGAAGCGAGGGCGGACAAAGGGTTCTATTTGTCTGCAACGGCATAAAGCTCCGGCCGGCGCTGCTGCAGCAACGGCAAGTCTTGCCGGCGCGCGGCAATCGCGGCGGTATCGATTTCCGCGACGATTATGCTTTCTTCGCGATAGTGCGCCAGCGCCATTATTTCACCGGCCGGACCGGCGATCAGGCTGCCGCCGGCGCAATTGAAATGATCGGCGTTGAGAATGGCATCGCTGCCGGCGACAAAAATGCCGTTGTCAAGCGCGCGGGCGCGGGCGCAGAAGCGCCATTCTTCCACGTGACTGGAACGCCACGCGCTCGCCACCAGCAGGACTTCCGCGCCGCGCAGCGCCAGGACGCGGCTCGCTTCGGGGAAGCGAGTGTCATAGCAAAGCATCAGGCCAAAGTGCGCCAGCTCAGTCCGGCAGGTCACCAGGTGGTTGCCGGGTGTGGCCCACTTGCTCTCTGCGGCCCACAAATGCGTTTTGCGATAGCGCGCCAGGGTATCGCCTTGGGGGCCGACGAGGATGAGTGAATTGTAGATTTCGTTGCCGTCGCGCTCCGGCATGCCAAAAGCCAGCAGGAGACGGTTGGCGGCCGCGATCGCGGCCACGCGCTCGGCCAGCGCGCCGGCAAACGGCAGGGCGGCTCGCCTCATGTCGCGCGGCCGGCAATAGCCGGTCAGACACGCTTCCGGAAAAAGCGCAACCGCTGCGCCCATGCTGCCGGCTTTTTCACACCAGCGCGCCATTTCCGCCAAGTTGTGATCCACTTCTCCCAGCCGGGAGCGAAACTGCACGCAGGCCAACTGGAATTTCATGTGTTCATCCCAAGCAACAAGCGCGAGCGCAGAATCTGCCGGCGCAGAATGAGGGAGAGGCCACAGCGATTTCGCGCAAGTCTCGCCGTTTCATTCCGCCGGTTCCTTCGCGGCCGGAAAGAGCGCAGCAATCGACTGCTGCAGTTCGGTCGCCTGAATCGGTTTGATCAAATAACCCGCCATGCCCGCTTGCAAGCAGCGTTCGCGCTCACTCGGCGTGGGGCGCGCGCTCATTGCGATGACGGGTGTGGTGGCGCCGGTTTCGCTCTGCCGCCGGTGAAGCTGCTCGACCAGCTCCAGCGCGTTCATCTCCGGAAGATTTACTTCGAGCAGGGCCAGATCAAAGCGTTCGCCCGCCAGCACGGAGAGCGCATCTTTGCCGGATCCTGAAACCACCACGCGGTGG from bacterium encodes the following:
- a CDS encoding carbon-nitrogen hydrolase family protein produces the protein MKFQLACVQFRSRLGEVDHNLAEMARWCEKAGSMGAAVALFPEACLTGYCRPRDMRRAALPFAGALAERVAAIAAANRLLLAFGMPERDGNEIYNSLILVGPQGDTLARYRKTHLWAAESKWATPGNHLVTCRTELAHFGLMLCYDTRFPEASRVLALRGAEVLLVASAWRSSHVEEWRFCARARALDNGIFVAGSDAILNADHFNCAGGSLIAGPAGEIMALAHYREESIIVAEIDTAAIAARRQDLPLLQQRRPELYAVADK
- a CDS encoding PAS domain S-box protein — its product is MPALPSLDPNKSLTQFVLDAWGDENGLPHGNITSITQTPDGYLWLATAGGLVRFDGVRFVVYNFENTPVFQNNVLRTLLTAADSSLWIATGESGLVRWKNGQFTALTTADGLASNSVWSVCAAPDGALWIHVTQGLHRWQAGKLESFALPDSIARIRSQALSVDQAGYVWLAINQKVFRWRPAEQQPAAPFLSKEGSRVLCLLADRNGAVWIGTHDAGLLRHHEGRISTYTTAAGLAHDRVWRVYEDRAGTIWAATEEGLSRWRHGRFDSFTVPQGLPDGRCRSLYEDREGCLWVGSYSRLYRFKAGRVTMLGKSEGLSPGPARCVFQDSAGSIWIGSNSGLNRLQRENITTFTTADGLPCNDVFAVGPDERGTLWVGTEAGLARFDGSRFHSPPTAPERSRIRVLYDDGVGHLWAGTLNGDVSINANGVFRLWRPNLRDGDCIYWFHRDRAGNFWIGKWGSLLRVKSGAPLHTGPVESESLDTRCCYEEADGTLWLGTLGNGVIRRKAGVSRNFTTKHGLFDNYVWAILEDDAGYLWMSSDRGIWQVHKNDFADLEAGRIVKLPCVAYGRSEGLRVKEGNAMGFPKGWKDRAGRLWFPTMKGVAIVDPQQQIINPLPPPVHIEDVLVDTVAVVWRDHLQLSPNSKNISINYTAASLRQPQNVQFRYRLEGYDAGWIEAGTRRTAYYTNLAPGNYRFRVIACNENNVWNEAGASLRFAIAPHFYQTGWFALLAGLVLSLMVYGGYRWRLHHLEVKQTRLEQLITERTAQLRASDAKNKAILQALPDAIFRLSRQRTFLEFFAAPHFKTYTSPQEFLGKSITDILPAPIARMINQAIDRARQTGQMQVVDYELPTAGQVLHFEAYLVSSENEETLAIVRDITARKLAEKTVREFEAFRLIAEASPIAMTVTRWSDGAILFANQHVARLLAVPREKMTALHSLSLYDNPQERTKLLEIIARAGSIHNQEVKLRRPDGTSFWVLASCQRLEFNGEPALLSGYYDISARKQAEELLERYARTQTALVLANKALLRTLDLDGLLRQILRAAQEAVPAAEKGAILLWEANRRRLKVRSTFGYQDPRVAQLTFAAAEGHAAYVAGSRQPMIIVDNHADAALRSAGEIAEVRALRSAVVAPLILREEVLGVLSLEATRPAVFHESDLELLVAFAGQAALAIDNARLHRQVLASEERYRALFDDNPSMYFTIDAQGTVLSVNRYGAEELGYRAEELVGSSVLQVFHPEDRQAVLQQVQLCLQTSPRTSYWELRKIRKDGSLLWVGEFARALQSPAGEWLILIVCEDITGRKQAEREIRRLNEELEHRVAARTRALQESETKFRTLAEMATAGIFIFRGEQVRYVNPAAERITGYAHEELLQMNFRHLMHPDFQVECSAHGNGELPQARHELRILAKDGHAKWIDFTTSPIDYQGEAAVLGTALDITDRKRLEEQLHDYMEDLERLVEQRTVRIKELERQRIETEKLAATGRMAARIAHEINNPLGIIQTACQLVSRAVPPGHRHYHHLGTIHKEIDRIAQIVRQMLDLHRPHREAPRAFHVEETIGEIVALMQPKAQESRVQLRLDVPHTGAPITLPENQLRQVLYNLLLNAVEASPAGGEVCVQVEIAANRLLLAVRDRGAGIPEEIGSRVFEPFFTTKNKSATGGLGLGLAICKSLVESMNGVIAFDSRSGQGTTFRVSVPLPSRGETHERIGPNTDCR
- a CDS encoding response regulator; this translates as MNELGRILIADDEVGFAEVTADLLRDEGYACDCAVDAHDARRLLAGQRYDLLVADIKMPGNDDLEFIEMLPTLAAGLPVILVTGYPSLETAIKSTRLSVVGYMVKPTPIEDFLRLVREAVIRSQTMRMFEHAREQMQEVQQEMSALVAQAGLPLGSPSSGVDIFLHYAIRNILASVADLKNLAHSLSNSQPQAHACHIINCPRHAELCQAIAHAVTVLERTKGSFKSKELAALRHRLEELLAANHQPIGGSARGA